A single window of Sphaerodactylus townsendi isolate TG3544 linkage group LG03, MPM_Stown_v2.3, whole genome shotgun sequence DNA harbors:
- the MRPL58 gene encoding peptidyl-tRNA hydrolase ICT1, mitochondrial: MAARALLCLWGRHVPPMLVIGADRTVLCRACVLRAYTSDFRSEYSLDKLYPPQQKGCDNNADLTKKSVPDIPVDRLSVSYCRSSGPGGQNVNKVNTKAEVRFHLASADWIAEDVRQKMAVMHKNKISRSGELIITSEVSRYQMRNLADCLQKLRDLIAEATEKPQVLSTEDVQVIRERVEKINRERLRQKKIHSALKQSRHVDFE; encoded by the exons ATGGCGGCGCGGGCTTTGCTGTGCTTATGGGGGAGACACGTTCCTCCAATGCTTGTTATAGGAGCAGACCGAACCGTCCTTTGCCGAGCCTGTGTTCTTCGTGCTTACACTTCTGATTTCCGGAGCGAATACAGCCTGGACAAACTCTACCCCCCGCAACAAAAAGGCTGCGACAACAACGCG GATTTAACGAAAAAGAGTGTTCCTGATATTCCTGTAG ATCGCTTATCTGTATCTTATTGCCGTAGTAGTGGCCCAGGAGGCCAGAATGTTAACAAAG TGAATACGAAAGCAGAGGTCCGATTCCATTTGGCATCTGCAGACTGGATTGCAGAAGATGTGAGACAGAAAATGGCAGTTATG CACAAGAATAAGATCAGCAGATCCGGGGAGCTGATTATTACCTCTGAAGTGAGTCGGTATCAGATGAGGAATTTGGCAGATTGCTTGCAAAAGCTCAGAGACCTGATTGCAGAAGCCACTGAGAAGCCTCAAGTACTATCCACAGAAGATGTACAGGTCATCAGAGAAAG GGTGGAGAAAATTAATCGTGAACGTCTCcgacaaaaaaaaattcactctGCTTTGAAGCAGAGCCGGCATGTGGACTTTGAATGA